Within Corynebacterium timonense, the genomic segment GATCCCCTCCGGAGCACTGCTCCTCTTCGCCGTGCTCGCCGCCACGGACCACGAGGCCGCGCGGGGCGTGGCGGGCCGTCTCGCGCCGGTGCTCGGCTTCGCCGCCGGCATGTCGGTGGCCGTGAACTTGGCCGCCGAGGCGGGGGTCTTCGACACTCTGGCCGGCTGGGTAGAGGGGGCGCGGCACGCCTTCCCCGCTTTCCTCGCCCTGTGCGTGGCGGTGACGGTTTTCCTCTCCCTCGACACGACTGCCATCATGCTCACGCCGCTGGCCATCGCGCTGGCGAGGCGGGCCGGCGCCAGCGTCACCGCGTTGTCGCTGGCGGTAGTGTGGATCGCCAACCTCGCCTCCCTGCCCCTGCCGGTGTCGAACCTGACCAACCTCCTGGCGCTCGACGCGTTCGGCGGCACCTACGGCTTCCTGTCCCGCTCCTGGGCCCCGGCGCTCGTCGGCATCACGGTCGCGGTCGCCGCCTCCTACGCGGCCCGCGCGATCCACCCGGCCGACCCCGTCGCCGCCCCGCCCCGGGACGCCGCAGCGCCCCGCGTGCCGCTGCTCATCCTCGCGGTCGCGGTGGCAGCGCTGCTCACCCCGATCCCGTTCTGGGTGACCAGCACGGTCGCCGCGGCGGCCATGGCGGCTGCGGTGGGCGTCGTCAAGCGCCCCGGCCTCATCCCCTGGAATCCGCTGGCCCTCGTCGTTGCCGTGGCATGCGCGACGGAGCTCCTTCCCCCATTCGAGCTCGGCTGGCCCCTCCCCCTCGCCGGCGCGGTGCTGGCGAACGCCCTCAACAACCTCCCCGCCTACCTGTTGCTCGAGCCGGCGGACGCGACGCAGAGGATGCAGCTGCTGGTCGGGGTCAATTTCGGGCCGTTGGTGACCCCGTGGGCGTCGCTGGCTACCCTGCTGTGGCACGATCAGCTCAAGCGGGCCGGAGCCGACCTCCCGTGGCGGGTCTTCGTCGTCTACGGAGCCATCCTCGCGCCCGTCGCCGTTGGGCTCGGCGCGCTCGTGGTATCACCCGCGGGCAATTAGGTGAAATCGGCCCGACCCTGTATTGTTGACTCTCGCTGTTGTCGAAGTACACGTTTACGCCTGCGTCAACCGATTGCTACCGGCACCCTCGGCGGACCTCACACCTCGAGCGCGGTGCCTTTCCTCACCGGCAATCAGTGCGTGGGCGGCAGAAGAGAAAGAAGCTACCCCATGTCGGCACATTGCCAGGTCACGGGACGGAAGCCGCAGTTCGGCAAGACCGTCTCGCACTCGCACCGCCGCCACTCGCGCCGTTGGAACCCCAACGTGCAGAAGAAGCGGTTCTACCTGCCCTCTGAGGGCCGTACCATCACCCTGACGGTTTCCACCAAGGGGCTCAAGATCATCGACCGCGACGGCATCGAGTCTGTCGTCGCCGCTATCCGCGCACGAGGTGAGAAGGTCTAATGGCACGTAACGATATCCGCCCGATCATCAAGCTCAAGAGCACCGAGGGCACCGGCTACACCTACGTCACCCGCAAGAACAAGCGCAACAACCCGGACCGTATCTCTCTGAAGAAGTACGATCCGATCGTTCGCAAGCACGTCGAATTCCGCGAGGAGCGATAATTTATGGCTAAGAAGTCTAAGATCGCCAAGAACGAAAAGCGCAAGGAGATCGTCGCTCGCTACGCGGAGCGCCGCGCTGAGCTCAAGGCGATTATCCGCAACCCCGAGACCTCCGACGAGGACCGTCTCGACGCACAGTTCGAGCTGAACCGTCAGCCGCGCGACGCCTCCCCGGTCCGCGTCCGCAACCGTGACTCCCACGACGGTCGCCCCCGCGGCTACCTTCGTAAGTTCGGCCTGTCCCGTGTCCGTATGCGCGAGATGGCTCACCGCGGTGAGCTTCCGGGCGTCCGCAAGTCTTCGTGGTAAGGAGGAGCCTGAAACTATGAAGCGCAACAACAACCGCAGGGCGCGCATGGAGCAGTCCCGCCGCCCGAAGAAGAACCCGCTCAAGGCCAAGGGCATCGAGCAGGTTGACTACAAGGATATTGAGACCCTGCGTCTTTTCATCTCTGACCGTCACAAGATCCGTTCCCGCCGCGTGACCGGCCTGACGCCGCAGCAGCAGCGCCAGGTCTCCACCGCGGTCAAGAACGCCCGCGAAATTGCTCTTCTGCCGTTCACCAGCCGCTAAGACCCGGTTGACGTCAACAGCGTAGAGTCTTTCGACACACCCGCCCCGCATCGTTCGAGGCGGGTGTTTTCGTGCTCGGGCAACGTGCTCGTGTACCTTTTGGTGAACAGGTTGACATTGAGGAAGGCAGGCTTCACGATGGCCGGAACGGTCGGTCGGCCGAGGAAAAACAGCCCCCGCCGCAAGGGCAAAACGGCGCGGGAGGAAATCCTCGACGCCTCTTCGGAGCTCTTTACCACCCAAGGCTTCGCCACAACGTCCACGCACCAGATCGCCGAGGCCGTCGGCATCCGCCAAGCCTCGCTCTACTACCATTTCCCCTCCAAGGCGGACATCTTCCTCACCCTGCTCATGGGCACGGTGCAACCCTCACTCGACCTCGCCTCGGATTTGGCGAAGTCGGACGAGTCCCCCGCCCTGAAGCTGTGGGCGCTCGTCGCCGCGGAAACCCGCATCCTGTTGTCCTCGAACTGGAACATCGGAAGGCTTTACCAGCTGCCCATCGCGGTCTCCGCGGACTTCCGCGCCTATCACGAGGCGCGCGCCGAGCTCGAGGGGATTTTCCGCGGGCTCGCCGCCTCCATCGTCGGCGACGACGACCCGCGCATCGAGCTTCCCTTCCACATGACGTTGTCGGCTGTCGAAATGCGCGACAACACGGGCAAGGCACCTTTTCCGCTTGTCGACGACGCACTGCCCGCCCCGTCGGTTATGATCGCCGACGCGGTGCTCGACGTCCTCCACGCCGAGCTGCCCGACAACCGGGGCATGCGCACACTCGACCTCGTCTCTCAGGTCCAGGAGGCCGGCTCCTAGCCGCGCACTTAGCCGCAGCTGACGACGGGCAGCGCCCCGCGCACCGCGTCCAGCTCCTCCGCGATGATGTCCGCCATCGCCTGCGCGTCGTCGTAGGAACCCGACTCGGGCGCCACCACCAGCGCAACGGCAATCTGCCCGCCGTCCGGGTGCGGGATGAGGCCGAGCTGGCGCACAAGATAGTTGCCGTCCTCGTCGTCGCCCCACCCGCCCTTAAACTCGGCGCCGTCGAAGCGCCCCAGGCCGTAGGACTGCTCCTCGGCCACCTCCCCCATGAGCTCGAGGACGGGCTGTGCTCCCTCCATGCACGGCAGGTGGGCCGCGAGGGCGGCCTGCTGGCTCACAGTGAACGCCATGTCCCCGAGCGGCTCCGCGACGGTACGCTGCATGCCCACATCGGCGTCATGGAGGACGCGATCCACCGCGCCCTCGCTCAGGTTCGCCCACAGGCTCCACGCGGCGTCGTTGTCCGAGATGGTCAAAGCGGGCGGGGCGAGCTCCTCCGCCAACTCCGGGTTTTCCTCGAAGGCTGCGATGGAAATGGGGACCTTGATCGTCGACCACGCCGACTGCGGGGTGTTGTCGCCCCAGACGAGCACGCTTCCCGGCCCCGAGACGGCCACGCCCGCCACGCCGCCGTACTCCTGTTCCAGGCGGTCGACGAGTTCGTGGAGGGCGCTGACGACCTCTTGGTCCCACACCGTTTCGGCGGCGATAGCGGTTGTGGCGACGGGGGTTTCGTCCGGCTCAAGCTCGGGCGCTGCGCTGCAGCCCGTCAGCAGGAGGACGGCAGCGAGGCAGGCGGTTCGGCGCATCGTTCTGTGGCGATTCTAGTGACTAAAGTGGCGGGTTCCAGTGAGGTACATAGTCACGCCTGCGGCCTGTGCGGCGGCGATAACTTCCTCGTCGCGGATGGAGCCACCGGGCTGGACCACGGCGCTCACGCCGGCGTCGGCAAGCACCTCGAAGCCGTCCGCAAAGGGGAAGAAGGCGTCCGAGGCTGCGACCGCGCCGTTGGTGCGGTTGCGCCCCTCGTCGAGGGTGTTGGCACGCTCGACGGCGAGCTTCGCGGAGTCAACGCGGTTGACCTGTCCCATGCCGATGCCCACGGAGGCGTTGTCCGCCGCGATCAAGATGGCGTTGGACTTCACGCAGCGTACTGTGCGCCAGGCGAATTCAAGCTCGGCGAGCTGCTCCTCGCTCGCGGGCTCGCCGGCGACGAGCCGCCAGCTGGCCGGGTCGTCTCCTTCGGCCTGGTAGGTGTCGCGCTCCTGCACGAGAAAGCCGCCGGAGATCTGACGGATCTCCTCCTCTGAGCGGCCCGGCTCGACCTGGAGGATGCGCAGGTTCTTCTTCTGCTGAAGCAGCTCCAGCGCCTCCGCGGCGTAGGACGGGGCGATGATGACCTCGGTGAAGATCGGTGTGATCTGCTCCGCCATCTCGAGAGTGACCTCGCGGTTCGCGGCGACAACGCCGCCGTAAGCGGAGACCGGGTCGCACGCGTGGGCCTTTCGGTGCGCCTCGGCGATGGAGTCGTCGGAGACCGCGACGCCGCAGGGGTTCGCGTGCTTGATGATGGCAACGCAGGCCCGCTCGTGGTCCCACGCGGCCCGCCAGGCTGCGTCGGCATCCTGGTAGTTGTTGTAGCTCATCTCCTTGCCGCCGTGCTGGATGGCGTCGGCAAGCCCCCAGCCCTCGTTGACGATGCGCGCGGCTTGGTGCGGGTTCTCGCCGTAGCGCAGCTGGCCCGCGTCCTCGCCATCGAGCTGTTCGTCCATCCAATCGGCGACGGCGGCGTCGTAGTCCGCGGTGTGGGAGAAGGCCTCCGCGGCCAGGACGCGGCGCTCCTGCGCGGTAAAGCCGCCGGCGGCGACGGCCTCGGCGAGGTCGCCGTACTGCTCCGGCGAGGTCACGATGGCCACCGAGGGGTGGTTCTTCGCCGCCGCGCGGACCATCGACGGGCCCCCGATGTCGATCTGCTCAACGCACTCGTCGAAGCTGGCCCCGGACGCCACCGTCTCCTCGAAGGGGTACAGGTTGACCACCACGAGCTGGAAGGGCTCAACGCCGAGCTCGCGCAGCTGCGCGGCGTGATCCTCCTTGCGCAGGTCGGCGAGGATCCCGGCGTGGACGCTGGGGTGCAGTGTCTTCACCCGCCCCTCGAGCACCTCGGGGAAGCCGGTGACGTCGGCCACCTCCGTCACGGCGACGCCAGCCTCGGCGATGCGCTTGGCCGTGGAGCCGGTGGAGACGATGTCCACCCCCGCCTCGCTGAGGGCGCGGGCGAGCTCGTCCAGCCCGGTCTTGTCGTAGACGCTGACCAGTGCGCGCTTGATGGCGATGCGGTTTTCCGTCATGGGAACGTGACCTTTCCGTCGTTCGTGGTCGCGCGGCGCAGAACCTCAACGATCAGCGCCCGCTCCTGTTCTTTGATTCGTTCGTGGAGCCGCTCTTCGGTATCGCCGTCGAGCACCTCCACAGCTTTCTGGGCGATGATCTCGCCTGTGTCCACACCCTCGTCGATGTAGTGGACGGTGGTTCCGGTGACTTTCACCCCGTACGCCAGGGCGTCACGCACCGCGTGTGCTCCCGGGAAGGCCGGCAGCAGCGCGGGGTGGGTGTTGATGAGCCGCCCCTCGAAACGCTCGAGGAATTCCGGCCCGAGGATACGCATGAACCCCGCCGAGACGACGACGTCGGGAGCCGCGGCCGCGACGACGTCGCGAAGCTGTGCGTTCCACTGTCCCCTGTCCCCGCCGACGGCGACGACCTGCGTGGGCACCCCTGCCTTCTCCGCGCGCGCCACAGCGGGGCAGTCCTTGTCTGCCACGACGAGCGCGACGGCGTAGGACTGCCCCTGATTGTCGAGGATCGCTTGCAGAAGTGTCCCGGAACCCGAAACGAGGACGACAGCTTGGACGGCAGCGCGTTCAGTCACGCACCTGAGTGTAGACCTGCGTCACCCCTGCGTCTGAGGAGGCACCCACTTCGTGCTCCCGCCCCCAGCGGGGTTCACCTGCTCTTCACCGTCCTCTTCCTTTTCGTCCGCGTCCGGTTCCCCTCCCGGTTCCTCTTCTTCCTGTTCCTCTTGCTGTTCCTCCTGTTCCTCCTGCTGTTTCTCGTGTTGTTTCTCAGGGCCAGCCTCGCTGGGCTCGTCAGACTCGTCGGGCTCGTTCGGCTGCTTTGGCTCCTCAGCCTCGGCAGGTTCCTCAGCCTCGGCAGGCCCCGCGGGCGTATCGGGCGTATCGGGCTTATCGACGCCCCGCTCACGCACCCGGAGCACGCCCCACGCGATCAGCCCCGGCACTGCGACCCAGACGAAGGCGAGCAGCGGAAAGGTACCCGGGTTGGCCCCGACGTACCCGTACGCCCCGGCCGCGCCTCCGGACAGCAACGTGAGCACAAGGACGAAGGCCGCGAGCCAGGTGGAGGTGGACAGCACCTCGAGAAGCGACGCGCGAGCCCGCAGCGCCCACGCGACAACAACGGCCGCGGGGATGAGCATGAGCGCAGGCGCCCACGCGGCGGCACTGCCGGGCACGGCCCCGAACAGCGGAAGCGGCGGGAAGGCGACGTTGTCCACGGCAAACAGCGACACCCCCGCCTCGCCGTAGCCGAAGCTGCCACCCATCAGAACGCCGAGCTGCGCCGTCGCCGCGTTGGGCAGATACAGCAGGCTCAGCCCCCAGAGGGCAACGGCACCAGCGGTGGACAGGACGGGAAACTCCGCGAGGAGCTCGCCGACGCGCTCGTAACCGGCGGCGAGGAACGCGAGGTAGGTCACCGTCGCCGCGGCGAGCAGGGCACCCAAAAGGCGCGAGGCCGCCTCCGCGGAGGAGACCACGAACTGCGGCACCGTGTAGCGGCGCGCGAGCGCCCGCCAGAGCACTCCGCCCATGCCCACGGCGAACGCGATGCCGTGGACGGCGAGCGGGACCAGCAGGGCAGGCACGACGGGCGGCAGGTCGACCGGGTAGACGGTGGCGGCATCCCCGACCATGAACAGCGCGATAGCGCTCAGCGTCAGCGACGTCAGGGCCGTCACCCCGACGAGCACACCGAGGTCCGCGACGCTGACGCGCTCGCGGGTCGCCGCGCGCACCCGGGAGGCAAGCAGCGCAACCACCGCGATCACGGGGGCGAGGGGGAGGACGCCGATCGTGATGCCGTCGTAACGCAGCGGCGCCGCGTGGACGGCGAGCCATGTCGCTCCGATCGAGCCCGGCAGGTAGGCCATCGGCGCACCGACCCCCGCGATCACGCCGAGGCACACGGCCACGACAACGAGCACGACCACGAGCTGCGGAACGGCGATGAAGGGCAGGTAGTGGCGCAGGCGTTGCCCGAGAGTCGACGGGGGCGGCGTCGGCGCGGGTCTGCGCGTGCCTGCGGGAACGCTGGCGCGGATCGGTTTTCTCCTCGTGCGCGCGTTCCTCTTACTGGATGCTCGGGGGCTGGAGTTGGTGTTCATCGTCTCCAAGAGTGCCACTCCGCGCCTGCCACAGACCCCCAAGACACCCCCTGTAACGCTTCGCGGTTCTCTGGCGACAAAATAAATCTGCATACTGGCTTGCCTAACCGAAACCGATTCGTTACAGTAACCGTTCGTAGATAACAGGAAGGTTACAATCCCCGCGGCGGAATAACCTTACGGACGATCTAAAAAGAGGCATTGATGATCAACTCGACTTCGCAGGCTCGCAAGGGCGGAAAGCACCGCAAGCAGTCCCCGAACAAGGGGCGCGTTGCCCTCGTCGCTGTCACGACGGGCGCCGTTTCCACCGCTGGCGTCTCTGGTGCCGCCGCAGGCGCCCTGAGCAGCGACAACAAAGTCGAATCCAATGTTGACTTCGAGCTGGCCTCGGACTCCAGCAACGCCAGCTCTGACGCCCCCGCAGCCGCGCCACAGATCCTGACCATCTCGGAGTACAAGCCCGTCGAAAACCTCGTCGAGCAGTTGGACAAGGCTGTGCAGCACTCCGACATCGTGGCCAAGCTAGACGCCGCTGCCCGCCTGCCGCTGAGCATCAAGCCTGCCGACGGCACCTTCACGTCCGGCTTCGGCGTGCGCTGGGGCGCCATGCACAACGGCATCGACATCGCCAACGCCATCGGCACCCCGATCCGCGCCGTCGCCTCCGGCACCGTAATCGACGCTGGCCCGGCCCAGGGCTTCGGCAACTGGATCCGCATCCGCCACGAGGACGGCGCCGTGTCCGTCTACGGCCACATGTCCACCCTCGGTGTGACCGTAGGCCAGCAGGTCGAAGCCGGCCAGGAGATCGCCGGCATGGGCAACGAGGGATTCTCCACCGGTTCCCACCTGCACTTCGAGATCCACCCCGACGGCACCACGCCGATCGACCCGGTTCCGTGGCTCGCCGAGCGCGGCATCACCCTCTAAAGCCTTTTTCGTCCTCGCACCGGGGGCGCGCGTCTTTCCTGGCGCGCGCCCCCTTTTTTTGTGCTCTACTCCCCGCCCGGCTGGGCCTCTCCAGCCGCACGCGCGGGCGAACGGGGGTGGACGCCACCCCCACACGAGATAACAATTTTAACATTTTTCACTCACGCAACAGCGGCGCTGAGCTGGGTTTTTGCTCCTACTCGGCGCCGCGCCGCATGAAAAACGCTGGCAGAGCCGTTGCCCCACGCCCCAGTGGGCGATAGATTCTATCGCGATAGACGGCTCATTTGACGTGAAAAGGTATTTCGAACGTATGAAGCGAATCTTCCTCTCTGCTGCAACGGCCATCGCCGTCGCCAGCACCGCTATTGCCCCAGCGAACGCACTGACCATCAATGTCGGCGGGGAGCCGGTGACGAGCGAGCAGGACCTCCTGCAGGCGGTGTCCTCTGCCGTCGCCGCGATCACCGTCACCGGCGCCACGCTGAAGGCCGGCGACTACGAGGTCGTGTACGACCCCCGCATCATCGGTGAGCAGCTCGGCATCACCCTGCCGGAAGACCCGGGCAACCCCGTCAGGCAGCAGCGCGGCGCCACCGCGGACGGGCGCACCGTCGTTCTGCCGGCGTCCGGACGCATCAGCTCCGGTTTCGGCCCCCGCTGGGGAGCGATGCACCTCGGCGTCGACATCGCCAACGACTTCGGCACCCCGATCTACGCGGTCATGGACGGCACCGTCATCAACGCTGGCCCGGCGCGCGGCTTCGGCAATTGGGTCGTCGTCGAGCACGACCACGGCGAGGTCTCTGTCTACGGGCACATGGCCGAGTACAGTGTCTCCGTCGGCCAGCGCGTCGCCGCGGGCGAGCAGATCGCCACCATCGGCAGCGAGGGCCAATCGACGGGCCCCCACCTGCACTTCGAGATCAAGCCGGACGGCGTGAACCAGGTCGATCCGCAGGTGTGGCTGCTCGAGCAGGGCATCGACACGTACTCACGCTAAAGCTTTTCCATCGGCACCCCGCCGATGAGCATGAGCCGCACGGTCCCCGACGAACCGAAATCGACGGTCACGGTCTCGCGCACCCCCGACCCTTCCACGGTCTGGACGGTGCCGAGGCCGTATTTTGCGTGGTTCACCCGGTCGCCCGGGGCGAGCTGGAGGTTTTTGTTCACCTTCCTGCCTGCCGCGGCGCCCCGGGGACGCCGGGGTGCCCGCGGCGCCTGGGACGCAGAAGCCCCCCAGGCGTCCGCTGCGCCCTCCTCCTCGTCCGGGCCGCCCCGACGCCACTCCACAAGTTCGTCCGGCACCTCCGTGAGGAAACGGCTGGCCGGGTTGGTCACCGGGTTGCCCCACGAAGAGCGCAGCCGGGCCCGGGTGAGGTAAAGCCGCTTCTTGGCGCGGGTGATGCCCACGTAGGCTAGGCGTCGTTCCTCGGCGAGTTCCGCCGGGTCCCCGAGCGCCCTGAGGTGCGGGAACTGGCCGTCTTCCCACCCCGTGACAAAGACGCACGGGAACTCCAGACCCTTCGCTGTGTGCAGGGTCATGAGCGTCACCACCCCCTGCTCGTCGTCGGGGACCTGGTCGGCGTCGGCCACAAGCGAGACCTTCTCCAAGAACGCCTCGAGGCTGCCGGGCATGGGCTCCCCCTCGGCGAGGGCGTCGTCGATCTCCTGCTGGCTCATGTACGCCATTTGCAGCGCCGCCTCGGAGGAGAATTCGCGCGCGACCGAGACTAGCTCGTTGAGGTTGTCCAGCCGCGAGCCATCCTGCGGGTCGTTGGAGGCCTCCAGCTCCGCGCGGTAGCCCGTCTCGTCGAGGATGCGCGACACCAGCTCGCCGAGGTCGGGTTCGCCGGTGACCTCGTTGCGCATCTCGCCCTGCTCGGCGCGCAAGCCGTCCATGAGGTCGACGAACCGGTCAATCGCATTGCGCGCCCTCGTGGCCAGCATGGGCACCTCTTCGCGCAGGGCCGCGCCGAAACTGATGCCCCTGTTGTCCGCGTGCAGCGCGACCATCGCCTGGGCTTTGTCGCCGATGGCGCGTTTGGGGACGTTGACGATGCGCCGCAGCGAGACGGTGTCGTCCGGGTTGGACAAGACCTTCAGGTAGGCGATGATGTCACGGATCTCGCGCCGTTCGTAGAAGCGCGTGCCGCCCACCACCTTGTAGGGAATGCCGGAGCGGATGAAGATGTCTTCGAGCGCGCGCGAGGCGTTGTTGGTGCGGTACATGACCGCGATGTCCGAGTAGGGCACCCCGCTGTCGGCGAGCGCGTCGATTTCGGTGGCGATGAAGCGCGCCTCGTCGTGCTCGTTGTCCGCGACGTAGCCGACGATCTTCTCCCCCTCCCCGTGGTCCGTCCACAGCTTCTTGGGACGCCGACCCTGGTTCTGGGCGATGACGGCGTTCGCGGCGCTGAGGATCGTCTGCGTGGAGCGGTAGTTCTGCTCGAGCATGACGGTGGTGGCGTCCGGGTAGTCGCGCTCGAACTCCTCGATGTTGCGGATCGTCGCGCCGCGGAAAGCGTAGATCGATTGGTCCGAGTCGCCCACGACCGCCAGCTCGGGCGCGTCCGCGCCGGTGCCCACGAGGGTGTGGATGAGCGCGTACTGGGCGTGGTTGGTGTCCTGGTATTCGTCGACAAGCACGTGGCGGAAGCGCCGCCGGTAGTACTCGGTGACCTGGGGGTGCTCGGTGAAGATGCGCACGACCTCCCCGATGAGGTCGTCGAAGTCGAGGGCGTTGGACTGGCGCAGGCGCCGGTGGTACTCGGCGTAGACGCTGGCGACGGTCTCCTCAAAGGGGTTGTGGGTGCGCGCCGCGTCCGCGGCGGCCTGGCCCGGGCCAATCAGCTCATTCTTGAGAGCAGAAATGGCGTTGGACAGCGTGCGCGCCGAGAACTTCTTCAGGTCGAGGTTGGCGTCCTTGGCAATCATGCCGAGCAGGCGGCGGGAATCGTCGCTGTCGTAGATGGTGAAGTTGCTGTTGAGCCCCGGCACGAGCTGCGCCTGTTGGCGCAGGATGCGCACGCACACCGAGTGAAAGGTGGCCACCCACATCCGTTGCGCCTCC encodes:
- a CDS encoding SLC13 family permease, giving the protein MPIPRAARVVSIPSGALLLFAVLAATDHEAARGVAGRLAPVLGFAAGMSVAVNLAAEAGVFDTLAGWVEGARHAFPAFLALCVAVTVFLSLDTTAIMLTPLAIALARRAGASVTALSLAVVWIANLASLPLPVSNLTNLLALDAFGGTYGFLSRSWAPALVGITVAVAASYAARAIHPADPVAAPPRDAAAPRVPLLILAVAVAALLTPIPFWVTSTVAAAAMAAAVGVVKRPGLIPWNPLALVVAVACATELLPPFELGWPLPLAGAVLANALNNLPAYLLLEPADATQRMQLLVGVNFGPLVTPWASLATLLWHDQLKRAGADLPWRVFVVYGAILAPVAVGLGALVVSPAGN
- the rpmB gene encoding 50S ribosomal protein L28; the encoded protein is MSAHCQVTGRKPQFGKTVSHSHRRHSRRWNPNVQKKRFYLPSEGRTITLTVSTKGLKIIDRDGIESVVAAIRARGEKV
- the rpmG gene encoding 50S ribosomal protein L33, whose translation is MARNDIRPIIKLKSTEGTGYTYVTRKNKRNNPDRISLKKYDPIVRKHVEFREER
- the rpsN gene encoding 30S ribosomal protein S14; protein product: MAKKSKIAKNEKRKEIVARYAERRAELKAIIRNPETSDEDRLDAQFELNRQPRDASPVRVRNRDSHDGRPRGYLRKFGLSRVRMREMAHRGELPGVRKSSW
- the rpsR gene encoding 30S ribosomal protein S18, producing MKRNNNRRARMEQSRRPKKNPLKAKGIEQVDYKDIETLRLFISDRHKIRSRRVTGLTPQQQRQVSTAVKNAREIALLPFTSR
- a CDS encoding TetR/AcrR family transcriptional regulator translates to MAGTVGRPRKNSPRRKGKTAREEILDASSELFTTQGFATTSTHQIAEAVGIRQASLYYHFPSKADIFLTLLMGTVQPSLDLASDLAKSDESPALKLWALVAAETRILLSSNWNIGRLYQLPIAVSADFRAYHEARAELEGIFRGLAASIVGDDDPRIELPFHMTLSAVEMRDNTGKAPFPLVDDALPAPSVMIADAVLDVLHAELPDNRGMRTLDLVSQVQEAGS
- the purH gene encoding bifunctional phosphoribosylaminoimidazolecarboxamide formyltransferase/IMP cyclohydrolase; this translates as MTENRIAIKRALVSVYDKTGLDELARALSEAGVDIVSTGSTAKRIAEAGVAVTEVADVTGFPEVLEGRVKTLHPSVHAGILADLRKEDHAAQLRELGVEPFQLVVVNLYPFEETVASGASFDECVEQIDIGGPSMVRAAAKNHPSVAIVTSPEQYGDLAEAVAAGGFTAQERRVLAAEAFSHTADYDAAVADWMDEQLDGEDAGQLRYGENPHQAARIVNEGWGLADAIQHGGKEMSYNNYQDADAAWRAAWDHERACVAIIKHANPCGVAVSDDSIAEAHRKAHACDPVSAYGGVVAANREVTLEMAEQITPIFTEVIIAPSYAAEALELLQQKKNLRILQVEPGRSEEEIRQISGGFLVQERDTYQAEGDDPASWRLVAGEPASEEQLAELEFAWRTVRCVKSNAILIAADNASVGIGMGQVNRVDSAKLAVERANTLDEGRNRTNGAVAASDAFFPFADGFEVLADAGVSAVVQPGGSIRDEEVIAAAQAAGVTMYLTGTRHFSH
- the purN gene encoding phosphoribosylglycinamide formyltransferase, with amino-acid sequence MTERAAVQAVVLVSGSGTLLQAILDNQGQSYAVALVVADKDCPAVARAEKAGVPTQVVAVGGDRGQWNAQLRDVVAAAAPDVVVSAGFMRILGPEFLERFEGRLINTHPALLPAFPGAHAVRDALAYGVKVTGTTVHYIDEGVDTGEIIAQKAVEVLDGDTEERLHERIKEQERALIVEVLRRATTNDGKVTFP
- a CDS encoding DUF6350 family protein, whose product is MNTNSSPRASSKRNARTRRKPIRASVPAGTRRPAPTPPPSTLGQRLRHYLPFIAVPQLVVVLVVVAVCLGVIAGVGAPMAYLPGSIGATWLAVHAAPLRYDGITIGVLPLAPVIAVVALLASRVRAATRERVSVADLGVLVGVTALTSLTLSAIALFMVGDAATVYPVDLPPVVPALLVPLAVHGIAFAVGMGGVLWRALARRYTVPQFVVSSAEAASRLLGALLAAATVTYLAFLAAGYERVGELLAEFPVLSTAGAVALWGLSLLYLPNAATAQLGVLMGGSFGYGEAGVSLFAVDNVAFPPLPLFGAVPGSAAAWAPALMLIPAAVVVAWALRARASLLEVLSTSTWLAAFVLVLTLLSGGAAGAYGYVGANPGTFPLLAFVWVAVPGLIAWGVLRVRERGVDKPDTPDTPAGPAEAEEPAEAEEPKQPNEPDESDEPSEAGPEKQHEKQQEEQEEQQEEQEEEEPGGEPDADEKEEDGEEQVNPAGGGSTKWVPPQTQG
- a CDS encoding M23 family metallopeptidase, translating into MINSTSQARKGGKHRKQSPNKGRVALVAVTTGAVSTAGVSGAAAGALSSDNKVESNVDFELASDSSNASSDAPAAAPQILTISEYKPVENLVEQLDKAVQHSDIVAKLDAAARLPLSIKPADGTFTSGFGVRWGAMHNGIDIANAIGTPIRAVASGTVIDAGPAQGFGNWIRIRHEDGAVSVYGHMSTLGVTVGQQVEAGQEIAGMGNEGFSTGSHLHFEIHPDGTTPIDPVPWLAERGITL
- a CDS encoding M23 family metallopeptidase, with protein sequence MKRIFLSAATAIAVASTAIAPANALTINVGGEPVTSEQDLLQAVSSAVAAITVTGATLKAGDYEVVYDPRIIGEQLGITLPEDPGNPVRQQRGATADGRTVVLPASGRISSGFGPRWGAMHLGVDIANDFGTPIYAVMDGTVINAGPARGFGNWVVVEHDHGEVSVYGHMAEYSVSVGQRVAAGEQIATIGSEGQSTGPHLHFEIKPDGVNQVDPQVWLLEQGIDTYSR
- the pcrA gene encoding DNA helicase PcrA, with protein sequence MNSDLVLGLNPQQKAAVTHSGGPLLIVAGAGSGKTAVLTRRIAHLLQDRGVAPWQILAITFTNKAAAEMRERVSQLVGPEAQRMWVATFHSVCVRILRQQAQLVPGLNSNFTIYDSDDSRRLLGMIAKDANLDLKKFSARTLSNAISALKNELIGPGQAAADAARTHNPFEETVASVYAEYHRRLRQSNALDFDDLIGEVVRIFTEHPQVTEYYRRRFRHVLVDEYQDTNHAQYALIHTLVGTGADAPELAVVGDSDQSIYAFRGATIRNIEEFERDYPDATTVMLEQNYRSTQTILSAANAVIAQNQGRRPKKLWTDHGEGEKIVGYVADNEHDEARFIATEIDALADSGVPYSDIAVMYRTNNASRALEDIFIRSGIPYKVVGGTRFYERREIRDIIAYLKVLSNPDDTVSLRRIVNVPKRAIGDKAQAMVALHADNRGISFGAALREEVPMLATRARNAIDRFVDLMDGLRAEQGEMRNEVTGEPDLGELVSRILDETGYRAELEASNDPQDGSRLDNLNELVSVAREFSSEAALQMAYMSQQEIDDALAEGEPMPGSLEAFLEKVSLVADADQVPDDEQGVVTLMTLHTAKGLEFPCVFVTGWEDGQFPHLRALGDPAELAEERRLAYVGITRAKKRLYLTRARLRSSWGNPVTNPASRFLTEVPDELVEWRRGGPDEEEGAADAWGASASQAPRAPRRPRGAAAGRKVNKNLQLAPGDRVNHAKYGLGTVQTVEGSGVRETVTVDFGSSGTVRLMLIGGVPMEKL